One Brassica napus cultivar Da-Ae chromosome A1, Da-Ae, whole genome shotgun sequence genomic region harbors:
- the LOC111215868 gene encoding glucose-6-phosphate/phosphate translocator 2, chloroplastic-like: MISSVKPTPSSFSATSTGARRSIPTKLHFSPLHIIKSCRNQSSNVSYQKPLHISSAQNFSSFKREVRVEAYEADRSRPLDINIELPDEQSAQKLKIGIYFATWWALNVVFNIYNKKVLNAFPYPWLTSTLSLACGSLMMLVSWASRIAEAPKTDLDFWKTLFPVAVAHTIGHVAATVSMSKVAVSFTHIIKSGEPAFSVLVSRFFLGETFPLPVYLSLLPIIGGCALAAVTELNFNMIGFMGAMISNLAFVFRNIFSKKGMKGKSVSGMNYYACLSMMSLLILTPFAIAVEGPKMWAAGWENAVSQIGPNFVWWVVAQSVFYHLYNQVSYMSLDQISPLTFSIGNTMKRISVIVASIIIFHTPVQPVNALGAAIAILGTFLYSQAKI, encoded by the exons ATGATCTCTTCAGTTAAACCAACTCCATCTTCCTTCTCCGCCACCTCCACCGGCGCCAGACGGTCAATTCCGACGAAGCTCCATTTTTCTCCTTTACACATCATAAAAAGCTGCCGTAACCAAAGCTCCAATGTCTCCTATCAAAAGCCTCTCCACATTTCATCTGCCCAGAACTTTTCTAGCTTCAAGCGCGAGGTGAGAGTGGAAGCCTACGAGGCAGATCGATCTCGTCCGCTCGACATCAACATCGAGCTTCCCGACGAACAATCAGCGCAGAAGCTGAAGATCGGAATCTATTTCGCGACTTGGTGGGCACTCAACGTTGTCTTCAACATCTACAACAAGAAAGTCCTCAACGCTTTTCCTTACCCCTGGCTAACTTCGACCTTGTCTCTCGCTTGTGGTTCTCTCATGATGCTCGTTTCTTGGGCCTCTAGAATCGCCGAAGCTCCTAAAACTGATCTCGATTTCTGGAAAACTCTGTTCCCG GTGGCTGTGGCGCACACAATCGGACATGTGGCAGCAACAGTGAGTATGTCGAAAGTAGCAGTGTCCTTCACGCACATCATCAAAAGTGGTGAACCAGCTTTCAGTGTCTTGGTCTCAAGATTCTTCTTGGGAGAGACTTTCCCTCTTCCagtttatctctctctcttaccCATCATTGGAGGCTGCGCTCTCGCCGCTGTCACCGAGCTTAACTTCAACATGATTG GGTTTATGGGAGCGATGATATCGAATTTAGCATTTGTGTTTAGGAACATATTTTCAAAGAAAGGGATGAAAGGGAAGTCAGTGAGCGGAATGAATTACTACGCTTGCTTATCGATGATGTCTCTTTTGATCCTCACGCCATTTGCAATCGCTGTAGAAGGTCCTAAAATGTGGGCTGCTGGTTGGGAAAACGCAGTTTCTCAAATTGGACCGAACTTTGTCTG GTGGGTAGTTGCACAGAGTGTGTTCTACCATTTGTATAATCAGGTTTCATACATGTCCTTAGACCAGATTTCGCCGTTGACATTCAGTATCGGTAATACAATGAAGAGGATTTCGGTCATTGTGGCTTCGATCATCATTTTTCATACCCCAGTGCAACCAGTCAATGCTCTTGGAGCTGCCATTGCCATTCTTGGAACTTTCCTATACTCACAG